A single region of the Eublepharis macularius isolate TG4126 chromosome 14, MPM_Emac_v1.0, whole genome shotgun sequence genome encodes:
- the DYNC2I2 gene encoding cytoplasmic dynein 2 intermediate chain 2 isoform X1, translating to MFGDSEASGVDVESVWRKGWGARCEERSTQTGVISTGEAQTQSCCFQDAGVQTDASGERLQAVGLQTPAAVDYAGLLSFLQNVEEVVIRELNKNWKSHAFDGFEVNWMEQNETVSCLHSLAYPEAQEQKLQVTSVSWNATGSVIACSYGRMEDGDWSTEKSYVCTWNLDRRGLNPNRPDLVVEIPSSVMCLAFHPLQPSLVAGGLFTGEVLVWDTSRIEDPLVWRTGMTDDTHTDPVYQVGWIQGSKHGHPFHVLSVSTDGKILVWQEERDGLLKITDGFSLVCQQIPRSTKLKKHSRGDMVVGVTSLSFSHFEPSVFVTGTEGGFLLKCSTAVETIALQRGCSFALKAPAQFVFSPHGGPVYSVSCSPFHRNLFLSGGTDGHIHLHSMLQAQPLISLQLSKKYIFSVRWSPVRPLVFAAASGDGEVQLFDFGKSSQKPSVSIQQTPDQTPVYCLEFNSRQTQLLAAGDGRGTVKIWQLSSDFTAVGPREMNHLDQLANEITD from the exons AGGAGCACCCAGACAGGGGTGATCTCCACGGGAGAAGCCCAGACCCAGTCCTGCTGCTTCCAAGATGCTGGCGTGCAGACAGATGCGAGTGGAGAGAGACTCCAGGCCGTGGGGCTCCAGACACCAGCAGCTGTGGATTATGCTGGCCTGCTCTCCTTCCTGCAGAATGTGGAAGAGGTTGTCATCAGGGAGCTCAACAAGAACTGGAAAAGCCATGCCTTTGACGGCTTCGAAGTGAATTGGATGGAGCAGAACGAAACG GTGTCTTGCCTGCACAGTCTAGCATATCCGGAGGCTCAAGAACAGAAGCTCCAAGTCACCAGCGTTTCCTGGAATGCCACTGGGTCAGTCATTGCATGTTCGTATGGCAG aatGGAAGACGGTGATTGGAGCACTGAGAAATCGTACGTCTGCACCTGGAATCTCGATCGCAGGGGGCTGAACCCAAATCGGCCTGATCTTGTGGTGGAAATCCCCAGTTCTGTGATGTGCCTGGCTTTCCATCCACTGCAGCCTTCACTGGTAGCCG GAGGTCTTTTCACTGGGGAGGTCCTGGTATGGGACACCAGCAGGATAGAAGACCCGTTGGTCTGGAGGACGGGCATGACAGATGACACTCACACTGATCCAGTTTATCag GTTGGCTGGATACAGGGCTCCAAGCACGGCCACCCCTTCCACGTTTTGAGTGTGTCCACAGATGGGAAAATCTTGGTGTGGCAGGAGGAGAGAGACGGCCTGCTTAAGATCACGGATGGCTTTTCCTTGGTGTGTCAGCAAATCCCCAGGAGCACTAAACTGAAGAAG CATTCACGGGGAGACATGGTGGTGGGCGTGAcatccctctccttctcccacTTCGAGCCTAGCGTCTTTGTCACTGGCACGGAAGGTGGCTTTTTGCTGAAGTGCTCCACTGCAGTTGAGACCATTGCTCTGCAGAGAGGCTGCTCTTTTGCACTTAAGGCTCCAGCACAATTTGTCTTCTCCCCACATGGAGGACCAGTCTATTCTGTGAGCTGCTCACCTTTCCACAG GAATCTTTTTTTGAGTGGAGGAACTGATGGCCACATCCATTTGCATTCCATGTTACAAGCTCAACCACTTATTTCTCTTCAGTTATCAAAGAAATATATTTTCAGTGTGAGGTGGTCTCCAGTACGGCCTTTGGTTTTTGCCGCTGCTTCTGGTGATG GGGAAGTGCAGCTGTTTGACTTTGGGAAAAGCTCTCAGAAGCCATCCGTTTCTATCCAGCAAACGCCTGACCAGACCCCCGTATACTGTTTAGAGTTCAACAGCAGACAGACCCAGCTTCTCGCTGCTGGAGATGGCCGCGGCACGGTGAAAATATGGCAGTTAAGTTCAGATTTCACAGCAGTAGGACCACGCGAAATGAATCACCTGGACCAGTTGGCAAACGAGATCACAGATTAA
- the DYNC2I2 gene encoding cytoplasmic dynein 2 intermediate chain 2 isoform X2: MSAGAHLSRLTPALPAATGRAGERSTQTGVISTGEAQTQSCCFQDAGVQTDASGERLQAVGLQTPAAVDYAGLLSFLQNVEEVVIRELNKNWKSHAFDGFEVNWMEQNETVSCLHSLAYPEAQEQKLQVTSVSWNATGSVIACSYGRMEDGDWSTEKSYVCTWNLDRRGLNPNRPDLVVEIPSSVMCLAFHPLQPSLVAGGLFTGEVLVWDTSRIEDPLVWRTGMTDDTHTDPVYQVGWIQGSKHGHPFHVLSVSTDGKILVWQEERDGLLKITDGFSLVCQQIPRSTKLKKHSRGDMVVGVTSLSFSHFEPSVFVTGTEGGFLLKCSTAVETIALQRGCSFALKAPAQFVFSPHGGPVYSVSCSPFHRNLFLSGGTDGHIHLHSMLQAQPLISLQLSKKYIFSVRWSPVRPLVFAAASGDGEVQLFDFGKSSQKPSVSIQQTPDQTPVYCLEFNSRQTQLLAAGDGRGTVKIWQLSSDFTAVGPREMNHLDQLANEITD; the protein is encoded by the exons AGGAGCACCCAGACAGGGGTGATCTCCACGGGAGAAGCCCAGACCCAGTCCTGCTGCTTCCAAGATGCTGGCGTGCAGACAGATGCGAGTGGAGAGAGACTCCAGGCCGTGGGGCTCCAGACACCAGCAGCTGTGGATTATGCTGGCCTGCTCTCCTTCCTGCAGAATGTGGAAGAGGTTGTCATCAGGGAGCTCAACAAGAACTGGAAAAGCCATGCCTTTGACGGCTTCGAAGTGAATTGGATGGAGCAGAACGAAACG GTGTCTTGCCTGCACAGTCTAGCATATCCGGAGGCTCAAGAACAGAAGCTCCAAGTCACCAGCGTTTCCTGGAATGCCACTGGGTCAGTCATTGCATGTTCGTATGGCAG aatGGAAGACGGTGATTGGAGCACTGAGAAATCGTACGTCTGCACCTGGAATCTCGATCGCAGGGGGCTGAACCCAAATCGGCCTGATCTTGTGGTGGAAATCCCCAGTTCTGTGATGTGCCTGGCTTTCCATCCACTGCAGCCTTCACTGGTAGCCG GAGGTCTTTTCACTGGGGAGGTCCTGGTATGGGACACCAGCAGGATAGAAGACCCGTTGGTCTGGAGGACGGGCATGACAGATGACACTCACACTGATCCAGTTTATCag GTTGGCTGGATACAGGGCTCCAAGCACGGCCACCCCTTCCACGTTTTGAGTGTGTCCACAGATGGGAAAATCTTGGTGTGGCAGGAGGAGAGAGACGGCCTGCTTAAGATCACGGATGGCTTTTCCTTGGTGTGTCAGCAAATCCCCAGGAGCACTAAACTGAAGAAG CATTCACGGGGAGACATGGTGGTGGGCGTGAcatccctctccttctcccacTTCGAGCCTAGCGTCTTTGTCACTGGCACGGAAGGTGGCTTTTTGCTGAAGTGCTCCACTGCAGTTGAGACCATTGCTCTGCAGAGAGGCTGCTCTTTTGCACTTAAGGCTCCAGCACAATTTGTCTTCTCCCCACATGGAGGACCAGTCTATTCTGTGAGCTGCTCACCTTTCCACAG GAATCTTTTTTTGAGTGGAGGAACTGATGGCCACATCCATTTGCATTCCATGTTACAAGCTCAACCACTTATTTCTCTTCAGTTATCAAAGAAATATATTTTCAGTGTGAGGTGGTCTCCAGTACGGCCTTTGGTTTTTGCCGCTGCTTCTGGTGATG GGGAAGTGCAGCTGTTTGACTTTGGGAAAAGCTCTCAGAAGCCATCCGTTTCTATCCAGCAAACGCCTGACCAGACCCCCGTATACTGTTTAGAGTTCAACAGCAGACAGACCCAGCTTCTCGCTGCTGGAGATGGCCGCGGCACGGTGAAAATATGGCAGTTAAGTTCAGATTTCACAGCAGTAGGACCACGCGAAATGAATCACCTGGACCAGTTGGCAAACGAGATCACAGATTAA